The Vicia villosa cultivar HV-30 ecotype Madison, WI linkage group LG1, Vvil1.0, whole genome shotgun sequence genome includes a region encoding these proteins:
- the LOC131627704 gene encoding pentatricopeptide repeat-containing protein At4g30700 yields MILSSSSGKLSRDTLISLINKASTFPHLAQTHAQLILNGYRFDISTITKLTQKLFHFGHTRHARALFFTVPKPDIFLFNVLVRGFSLNDSPSSSISLYTHLRRNTDLNPDNFTYAFAVAACDNENHLMLLHAHSVIDGYCGNVFVGSALVDLYCKFSRVGFARKVFDGMPERDTVLWNTMINGLVKNCCFEDSIQVFKEMVTQGMKMDSSTVCAVLPAAAELQEMRVGMGIQCLALKYGFQFYDYVLTGLMSLYSKCGDVSTARLLFGMIGKRDLIAYNAMISGFTSNGETECSVKLFKELLVSGEKVSSSTIVGLIPLHSPFGHLHLACSIHGFCVKSGIILNPTVSTAFTAIYNKLNEIDLARRLFDESAEKTVVAWNAMISGYTQNGLTETAISLFQEMMKTEFTPNAVTITTILSACAQLGSLSFGKWVHQLIKSKNLEPNIYVSTALIDMYAKCGNISEARQLFDSMSEKNTVTWNTIIFGYGLHGYGHEALKLFNEMLHLEFNPSAVTFLSVLYACSHAGLVGEGEEVFHTMVDKYRIEPLTEHYACMVDILGRSGQLEKALGFIKEMPVEPGPAVWGTLLGACMIHKDMNIARLASERLFELDPGSVGYYVLLSNIYSVERNFPKAASIRQVVKKRKLAKSPGCTLIEVNGTPHVFVSGDRSHSHTTDIYAKLEKLTSKMREMGYKSETAPALHDVEEEEKELAFNVHSEKLAIAFGLITTEPGTEIRIIKNLRVCLDCHTATKFISKITERLIVVRDANRFHHFKDGICSCGDYW; encoded by the coding sequence ATGATCCTCAGCAGTAGCAGTGGCAAACTTAGCCGCGACACACTAATCTCTCTCATCAACAAAGCTTCCACTTTCCCTCACCTCGCTCAAACCCACGCTCAACTCATTCTCAATGGCTACCGTTTCGACATCTCCACCATCACCAAACTCACCCAAAAACTCTTCCACTTCGGCCACACGCGCCATGCACGCGCCCTCTTCTTCACCGTTCCCAAACCCGACATCTTCCTCTTCAACGTCCTCGTCCGTGGCTTCTCCCTCAATGACTCCCCATCTTCTTCCATTTCTCTCTACACCCATTTGCGCCGCAACACTGATCTCAATCCTGATAACTTCACCTACGCATTCGCGGTTGCCGCGTGTGATAACGAGAATCACTTGATGTTGTTGCATGCTCATTCTGTTATTGATGGGTATTGTGGTAATGTGTTTGTTGGGTCTGCTCTTGTTGACTTGTATTGCAAGTTTTCGAGAGTTGGGTTTGCGAGGAAGGTGTTTGATGGAATGCCTGAGAGGGATACGGTTTTGTGGAACACTATGATTAATGGGTTGGTTAAAAATTGTTGTTTTGAGGATTCTATTCAGGTATTTAAAGAAATGGTTACGCAAGGTATGAAGATGGATTCGTCGACTGTGTGTGCTGTGCTTCCTGCTGCGGCTGAGTTGCAAGAGATGAGAGTTGGGATGGGGATTCAATGTTTGGCTTTGAAATATGGGTTTCAATTTTATGATTATGTTTTGACTGGTTTGATGTCGTTGTATTCTAAATGCGGGGATGTGAGTACGGCGAGGTTGTTATTTGGGATGATTGGTAAGCGGGATTTGATTGCTTATAATGCCATGATTTCTGGGTTTACTTCCAATGGAGAGACTGAATGTTCTGTGAAGCTTTTTAAAGAGCTTCTTGTTTCTGGTGAGAAAGTTAGTTCGAGCACAATAGTTGGGTTGATTCCACTGCATTCTCCGTTTGGTCATCTGCATTTGGCTTGCTCTATTCATGGTTTTTGTGTGAAATCCGGTATTATTTTGAACCCGACTGTTTCGACTGCATTCACTGCTATATACAACAAACTCAATGAAATAGATTTGGCTCGTCGGCTGTTTGATGAATCCGCGGAGAAAACCGTAGTTGCTTGGAATGCTATGATTTCGGGTTACACGCAGAATGGTTTGACAGAGACGGCTATCTCTCTTTTTCAGGAAATGATGAAGACTGAATTCACTCCAAATGCAGTCACCATCACAACTATCCTTTCAGCTTGTGCTCAACTAGGATCTCTAAGTTTTGGAAAATGGGTTCATCAGTTAATTAAAAGCAAAAATCTTGAGCCAAACATATATGTCTCAACGGCTCTAATTGACATGTACGCCAAGTGTGGTAACATTTCGGAAGCTCGGCAATTATTTGACTCGATGAGTGAAAAAAATACTGTTACTTGGAATACTATTATTTTTGGTTATGGGCTCCATGGATATGGGCACGAAGCACTTAAACTTTTCAATGAGATGTTGCATTTGGAGTTTAATCCATCTGCTGTTACTTTTCTTTCAGTATTGTATGCTTGCAGTCATGCTGGCTTAGTAGGAGAAGGAGAGGAAGTTTTTCATACTATGGTCGATAAATACAGGATTGAGCCCTTAACCGAGCACTATGCATGCATGGTGGACATTCTGGGACGATCTGGACAGTTAGAAAAGGCTTTGGGTTTTATAAAGGAAATGCCAGTTGAACCAGGCCCTGCTGTCTGGGGTACATTGCTTGGTGCTTGCATGATTCACAAAGACATGAACATAGCTCGCTTGGCTTCAGAAAGGCTATTTGAACTCGATCCAGGGAGCGTAGGATACTATGTCTTACTTTCTAACATATACTCTGTGGAGAGAAACTTCCCAAAGGCTGCTTCAATAAGACAAGTTGTTAAGAAAAGAAAACTGGCAAAGAGTCCAGGGTGCACTCTAATTGAGGTTAATGGGACCCCCCATGTCTTTGTATCGGGTGACCGTTCTCATTCTCATACAACAGATATTTATGCAAAGCTGGAGAAGTTAACGAGCAAGATGAGAGAGATGGGGTATAAGTCAGAAACAGCCCCTGCTTTGCATGATGTGGAAGAGGAGGAAAAAGAGCTTGCCTTTAATGTTCATAGTGAGAAGTTAGCCATAGCTTTTGGCCTTATTACCACCGAACCTGGTACCGAGATCAGGATCATCAAGAATCTTCGGGTTTGTTTAGATTGCCACACTGCAACGAAGTTTATATCAAAGATCACAGAAAGATTGATTGTAGTTAGGGATGCTAACAGATTCCACCATTTCAAAGATGGGATTTGTTCTTGTGGTGATTATTGGTGA